Below is a window of Falco peregrinus isolate bFalPer1 chromosome 3, bFalPer1.pri, whole genome shotgun sequence DNA.
cagcagtgcagactacttctggcttgttggtgtcaccagctgggggagaggctgtgcccgagccaggcagcccggagtctacacctccactcagcacttctacgactggatcctgctacagatgggcctgcgcccagcagtgaGGGCTACTCCAACAGCACGCGCTTGGagtcattttgtcaccacctCAAGCCCCATTCCGAGGCCAAGGCCCACAGCAGTGCAGTCGGGCGGCtcctgcccgtttccagtccagaagctgctggacttctttagccggctgcaggagctcctgcagtacctaaggggaaaaaacggtgtgagcagcaggacaaacggcacgcagggcaggctgcagtgtgccacCACCGTTTCCTTTGGGGCAATGCCTGCCGATGCAAAGGCCACCTCAGCGTcaaagggctgctctgccctgcgctCGTGCCTCGGGACGCACACACCTGATGAGGCTGACCAcgtgcttgaaataaaatgtttcggTGCTCACAGCAAACCAGGCTTCAGCTCAagtcagtctcctgtgcgaggcaaggacgtCCACGCCCGGCACCTGCCAAgcgaggcaggctgcaggcagacaaggcgggcacaaagggaaagagtccctgcaaagggctgaaaGTGGGCCtgctcagggaggagggggaggctgcactgggggaggaagggaacacAGGTCATCACGGGCTGGAGGGcttggggaaaggagctggaaacacagaacGTCTTTggccagctcctggtgggatcCCGCTGCGCTTGTGGATGAGCCACAAGTGACCTTGAAACTGGACTCTCGTGACCCAGGACAGACGCGTCTGGAAAGACCCAAGGGTTGCACTGaggatttggggaaggagctTGCCTTCGAGCCCCACATATGCCACAGACTTCATTTCCATCCTGTGTCgcggtttaaccccggccggcaaccaaaCACTACCGGCAACCAAAcgccacgcagccacttgcgcactcccccccacccggaggggtggggaggagaatcagaaagcaatgtaaaagtggagggttgagataagaacaatgtaataatttaaacagaagaaagagtgaagaacaacagtaacaataccaagaagaagaacaacaataacaattaggatggaaaggtgggggaaaagggtaaaatcaaaaggaagggagaaggaaaaaaaggaaatgatgcccagtacaactgctcaccacccgctgaccgatgcccagccagtccctgagcaagaATCCCCCCaccagctaaccctccaagtttctataccaagcatgacgtcccacgGGATGGAATACCTctgtggctggttcaggtcagctgacccgcctgtgtcccttcccagtctcttgtgcccctccagcactctggctggcaaggcccaagaaaccaaaaaggccTTGACTTAGCAGAAACGCTAGGCAGCAACAACCGAAAACATCAGTGCGgctaccaacattgttctcacatcatagccaaaacacagcacttcactaGCTAcgaagaagaaagttaactccatgccagctgaaaccaggacacggGGCCATCTCCTACTCGGCATGTGCTGCACAGGTCTTTGTAGCCTTCTTGATTGGTGCTGACGTGCGGAATCAAACTCTACAACTCAAGGAGGGTTAtcaagcaggtatgtttatcgGGGCTCCGGCTGCAAGGGGGATAGCTCCTCCTCACTTGCACACCCAGGGCTTAAGTAAGCAGATCCCTATTACACAGaagcatacatattcattagATTCCCGAGAAAAGGCGGGGTTATTACCATTCGGTCCAGGAACTCGGTATCATAAGCCTCCTCACTCTGGCGCGGGTGCATTGACACCTGctggtcctgggctgggctctctGGGAGGAAGGCTCGCACCCTTCCTCAGGATGTACTTTTCCCTTTGGCGCGCAGTGCTGAGGAGTCCACACCAGCAAGCGCAGAGCCAGGTTGTACTGGTTCTCTTCCCGGCTTGTACATCTTGCAGACAACATAGTTCTTGCTTACAACGTAGCTAGTCGATCGGTATCGACACGTGCAGACCGTAGTGTCCTTGTTAGTCAGTCTGTTAAACACAAGTGCTGAAGCACCAGTTGCAAGGTCTGCATATTTACCGaatgattttcagcttgaacTATCTCCGTGCAGAGTCTTTACTTCTGAGCGTCATGGCCTGTGACCGCCTTGCTGCCATCCGAAAAGCCCTGCACACTGGGACCCTCCTAGGtggcagagcttgtgtccacacggcagcagctgccttgggccagggggttgctcagcccagcagcaccagcaagtgTGGAATTGAAACCGGGAGCGAAGCCGCTAAGACAAACCCAGTATCCTATGAAGTTGGAATCCTGGCTCGGACTGGAGCCTAGAAGTCATAATTGCCTAAAACAGGGGTTTTTGCAAAGCCAcatgcccaggagcagcatgtaGTACAACATCTAAGGGCTGTTAATGAAATAGCGATTGACCAACACCCGGTGCTGCCTAATCCTCCCACTTTCTTAACAGCGACAGGGGATTCTAATGTCTGTTTTACAGCATTGGACTTCGAAGGCGCCTTTTTGGCGTTCTGATTGTATGTCCTCGGCCGTGCGTAGCAGGTGCCACAGCTGCCCTCTTCAGTGTTGCTCCAGAACCACAATCCAACCCAGAGAGAGCAGGGACACGAAgcctgccagagggcgttgctgtggctgacatagccagtgaggactgtgctgcgtgtgcctttccctgtgctgcgTGCAGGAAggttggcactgctgggctagGCTTGGCTTATTAGGCTTGCCCGTCACTGCTTGCCTGCCACGACCATCAAGAGAGTGTCTCTTCAAGAGCCAAGCACGCGCGTGCTGCCTCTAGTGGTTGCGTTCTCTGTTGTGTGTCTCTTTAttgggcaggagcaggtggcaAAGGGCTGCCGAGAGCAGGGCGGCAGTGACCTTCGCAAAGAGGTAGCGCCGCCACGCTTGGTttttcctgtgagctgttagcaggcagagctgggagccaggcgctgctgcctgccacggggcctgcccaccctcatCGCGCAAAGGGAGCATTCCGCGGGGCTCTGTGGGGGCTGTGcgatcccagctcctgcctcccgtcctgcttggaacccctcctgttgccccccctccccgcagagGCCACCACGCCCAGCCCCGTGGCAACCAGCCACTCTGTGACATCACCCCCGGGGCCAAGGGCATCCTGGGCAACGTGAGTTCGGGGGGCAGTATGTTGGCGGCTGCACTGGCGGTGACAAgccctcctccttgcagctgccacgtgtcactggcagggatggatttgctgcgcctcctcctcatcctgctggccatgtgctgtcctgcgtacggcacatgggacagctgtgggtaagtggcccgaggctctgggagggagcttgggcAAGCCCTTGTGGGcttggctggagggcagccagtGTGGGAGGCTCATTTCCTTGCCAGCACGCAGGCTGTTGGCAGTACTCACCTACGGGGctaaagcagaaagaggcagggtgTGGACACACACGTGCCCCacaggcttccccagccctgctggccaggcagcgccttgtggggagggaagacggctgaCCGTGAGCCGTAGGGGCGCCAGCCATCCAGCAGGACACTAAGGAGTTTCTCTTTACAGAGGGACCTGCGGGCTCCGGCCCATGGCTTTTCAgtacggcatgtcgcgcgtcgtgggtggcacagatgcccaggcaggggcctggccctggatcgtcagcatccagaaTCCCTGGCAAGCGGGCACGGGTCATACCTGCGGAGGCTCCCTCATCAGCGCACAGTGGGTCctgacagcagcccactgcttcatcgaggccAGGTAAGGCGCCACCGGGAACACGcatagccccacaacactagcgcTTGCCCCGTGCGCAGCAGCACGGGCTACTCCCGCCCCGTTTCCTCGCAGGACACCCAGGGCCTGGGTGCTCCTTGAGCCTAAGGCACGCGAGGCCAGTCACACCCTCCCGAgcgctgctctcctctctccctcgtcaAGCGGAAGGCAGGGCAacggctgggctgctgcagcacgtggctgtgctccctctgagTCCTCTCCCCATTTGCCTTCCAGCTACATCACCATGTGGCGCGTGGTGATCGGTGCCACGcggctgactcagctgggccctgaggcccAGGTGCGCAACATCAAGCGGCTGCTCCTTCACCAAGGCTACAGTAACATcacgcagaggaacgacattgccttgctggagctggaccagcctgtgcAGTGCAACGCCTACGTTCAGCTTGCCTGCGTGCCCGatgcctcgctgagagtctcgcagctgaaaaactgctacATCAGCGGCTGGGGTGCCACGACTGCAAGATGTGAGTACCGCGGAAGTACTCGTGTGCCGAGCGCAAGCTTGGCACGCTCGGGGCCATTGCTTGGGCTTCCTGACAGCAGAGGCCAGAGCCCGAGTCAGCCTGCGGGGACGTATGCCTCTTGAGAGATGGGCCTGAGCCCTTTCCCCAGAGCAAGGCGGAAGGCAAATGCCGCTATAACGCCTCTCAGGATGCAAAGCCAAGCGCGGGCGAGGCAAGGGATTCcgccaggcaggggaggagaagtgccagtgagctgctgcttgctaatTCCTTCCTGTGCTCGCAGCTGGACGATCAAcggatgtgctgcaggaggcccaggtccgcCTCATTGATGTCAACGTCTGTAACAGCAGCCGGTGGTACAGAGGGGCCATCCACACGCACAAcgtctgtgctggctatccgcagggcggcattgacacctgccaggtaggagcgtgctacgaGCCAAGCCCCgtagcacaggcagccccgccacacgCAACTACGCCAACATGGCCCGGCATGTGCTTGGCCTGGCCAGTGCCCCTCCCACTTCAGGTCCCCACCGCCGGGGGGGCTTATACCCCCTTCCCCATCGGCAGgcccctgcccagtgcccctCTTGTCCCAGAGGCATGGCACTCTGCCCAGAAAGCCCTCCTAGTGTTCCTGGCAGCCCATGGCTCCCCATCCcaagcctgccacagctctcttCCACACACCCACCATCACCGTGCAGTGAGGAGAGCCAGCCCCACCTTACAAGCCCACCACCCCTTCCCAGGCAAGGCTCGCTCGACACAGCCTCGCTCTGCAGGGAACACAGCTCCGGCAGGTGCCgtcagagagaaggagccaacCCCCGTGCTGACgctggccacccaacaacccctttgtcctctctcctcctctgcagggggacagcggtgggcctctcgtgtgccaagacagcagtgcagactacttctggcttgttggtgtcaccagctgggggagaggctgtgcccgagccaggcagcccggagtctacacctccactcagcacttctacgactggatcctgctacagatgggcctgcgcccagcagtgaGGGCTACTCCAACAGCACGCGCTTGGAGTCATTTTGTCACCACGTCAAGCCCCGTTCCGAGGCCAAGGCCCACAGCAGTGCAGTCGGGCGGCTCCTGCCcatttccagtccagaagctgctggacttctttagccggctgcaggagctcctgcagtacctaaggggaAAAAcggtgtgagcagcaggacaaacggcacgcagggcaggctgcagtgtgccacCACCGTTTCCTTTGGGGCAATGCCTGCCGATGCAAAGGCCACCTCAGCGTcaaagggctgctctgccctgcgccCGTGCCTCGGGACGCACACACCTGATGAGGCTGACCAcgtgcttgaaataaaatgtttcggTGCTCACAGCAAACCAGGCTTCAGCTCAagtcagtctcctgtgcgaggcaaggacgtCCACGCCCGGCACCTGCCAAgcgaggcaggctgcaggcagacaaggcgggcacaaagggaaagagtccctgcaaagggctgaaaGTGGGCCtgctcagggaggagggggaggctgcactgggggaggaagggaacacAGGTCATCACGGGCTGGAGGGcttggggaaaggagctggaaacacagaacGTCTTTggccagctcctggtgggatcCCGCTGCGCTTGTGGATGAGCCACAAGTGACCTTGAAACTGGACTCTCGTGACCCAGGACAGACGCGTCTGGAAAGACCCAAGGGTTGCACTGaggatttggggaaggagctTGCCTTCGAGCCCCACATATGCCACAGACTTCATTTCCATCCTGTGTCgcggtttaaccccggccggcaaccaaaCACTACCGGCAACCAAAcgccacgcagccacttgcgcactcccccccacccggaggggtggggaggagaatcagaaagcaatgtaaaagtggagggttgagataagaacaatgtaataatttaaacagaagaaagagtgaagaacaacagtaacaataccaagaagaagaacaacaataacaattaggatggaaaggtgggggaaaagggtaaaatcaaaaggaagggagaaggaaaaaaaggaaatgatgcccagtacaactgctcaccacccgctgaccgatgcccagccagtccctgagcaagaATCCCCCCgccagctaaccctccaagtttctataccaagcatgacgtcccacgGGATGGAATACCTctgtggctggttcaggtcagctgacccgcctgtgtcccttcccagtctcttgtgcccctccagcactctggctggcaaggcccaagaaaccaaaaaggccTTGACTTAGCAGAAACGCTAGGCAGCAACAACCGAAAACATCAGTGCGgctaccaacattgttctcacatcatagccaaaacacagcacttcactaGCTAcgaagaagaaagttaactccatgccagctgaaaccaggacacggGGCCATCTCCTACTCGGCATGTGCTGCACAGGTCTTTGTAGCCTTCTTGATTGGTGCTGACGTGCGGAATCAAACTCTACAACTCAAGGAGGGTTAtcaagcaggtatgtttatcgGGGCTCCGGCTGCAAGGGGGATAGCTCCTCCTCACTTGCACACCCAGGGCTTAAGTAAGCAGATCCCTATTACACAGaagcatacatattcattagATTCCCGAGAAAAGGCGGGGTTATTACCATTCGGTCCAGGAACTCGGTATCATAAGCCTCCTCACTCTGGCGCGGGTGCATTGACACCTGctggtcctgggctgggctctctGGGAGGAAGGCTCGCACCCTTCCTCAGGATGTACTTTTCCCTTTGGCGCGCAGTGCTGAGGAGTCCACACCAGCAAGCGCAGAGCCAGGTTGTACTGGTTCTCTTCCCGGCTCGTACATCTTGCAGACAACATAGTTCTTGCTTACAACGTAGCTAGTCGATCGGTATCGACACGTGCAGACCGTAGTGTCCTTGTTAGTCAGTCTGTTAAACACAAGTGCTGAAGCACCAGTTGCAAGGTCTGCATATTTACCGaatgattttcagcttgaacTATCTCCGTGCAGAGTCTTTACTTCTGAGCGTCATGGCCTGTGACCGCCTTGCTGCCATCCGAAAAGCCCTGCACACTGGGACCCTCCTAGGtggcagagcttgtgtccacacggcagcagctgccttgggccagggggttgctcagcccagcagcaccagcaagtgTGGAATTGAAACCGGGAGCGAAGCCGCTAAGACAAACCCAGTATCCTATGAAGTTGGAATCCTGGCTCGGACTGGAGCCTAGAAGTCATAATTGCCTAAAACAGGGGTTGTTGCAAAGCCAcatgcccaggagcagcatgtaGTACAACATCTAAGGGCTGTTAATGAAATAGCGATTGACCAACACCCGGTGCTGCCTAATCCTCCCACTTTCTTAACAGCGACAGGGGATTCTAATGTCTGTTTTACAGCATTGGACTTCGAAGGCGCCTTTTTGGCGTTCTGATTGTATGTCCTCGGCCGTGCGTAGCAGGTGCCACAGCTGCCCTCTTCAGTGTTGCTCCAGAACCACAATCCAACCCAGAGAGAGCAGGGACACGAAgcctgccagagggcgttgctgtggctgacatagccagtgaggactgtgctgcgtgtgcctttccctgtgctgcgTGCAGGAAggttggcactgctgggctagGCTTGGCTTATTAGGCTTGCCCGTCACTGCTTGCCTGCCACGACCATCAAGAGAGTGTCTCTTCAAGAGCCAAGCACGCGCGTGCTGCCTCTAGTGGTTGCGTTCTCTGTTGTGTGTCTCTTTAttgggcaggagcaggtggcaAAGGGCTGCCGAGAGCAGGGCGGCAGTGACCTTCGCAAAGAGGTAGCGCCGCCACGCTTGGTttttcctgtgagctgttagcaggcagagctgggagccaggcgctgctgcctgccacggggcctgcccaccctcatCGCGCAAAGGGAGCATTCCGCGGGGCTCTGTGGGGGCTGTGcgatcccagctcctgcctcccgtcctgcttggaacccctcctgttgcccccccctccccgcagagGCCACCACGCCCAGCCCCGTGGCAACCAGCCACTCTGTGACATCACCCCCGGGGCCAAGGGCATCCTGGGCAACGTGAGTTCGGGGGGCAGTATGTTGGCGGCTGCACTGGCGGTGACAAgccctcctccttgcagctgccacgtgtcactggcagggatggatttgctgcgcctcctcctcatcctgctggccatgtgctgtcctgcgtacggcacatgggacagctgtgggtaagtggcccgaggctctgggagggagcttgggcAAGCCCTTGTGGGcttggctggagggcagccagtGTGGGAGGCTCATTTCCTTGCCAGCACGCAGGCTGTTGGCAGTACTCACCTACGGGGctaaagcagaaagaggcagggtgTGGACACACACGTGCCCCacaggcttccccagccctgctggccaggcagcgccttgtggggagggaagacggctgaCCGTGAGCCGTAGGGGCGCCAGCCATCCAGCAGGACACTAAGGAGTTTCTCTTTACAGAGGGACCTGCGGGCTCCGGCCCATGGCTTTTCAgtacggcatgtcgcgcgtcgtgggtggcacagatgcccaggcaggggcctggccctggatcgtcagcatccagaaTCCCTGGCAAGCGGGCACGGGTCATACCTGCGGAGGCTCCCTCATCAGCGCACAGTGGGTCctgacagcagcccactgcttcatcgaggccAGGTAAGGCGCCACCGGGAACACGcatagccccacaacactagcgcTTGCCCCGTGCGCAGCAGCACGGGCTACTCCCGCCCCGTTTCCTCGCAGGACACCCAGGGCCTGGGTGCTCCTTGAGCCTAAGGCACGCGAGGCCAGTCACACCCTCCCGAgcgctgctctcctctctccctcgtcaAGCGGAAGGCAGGGCAacggctgggctgctgcagcacgtggctgtgctccctctgagTCCTCTCCCCATTTGCCTTCCAGCTACATCACCATGTGGCGCGTGGTGATCGGTGCCACGcggctgactcagctgggccctgaggcccAGGTGCGCAACATCAAGCGGCTGCTCCTTCACCAAGGCTACAGTAACATcacgcagaggaacgacattgccttgctggagctggaccagcctgtgcAGTGCAACGCCTACGTTCAGCTTGCCTGCGTGCCCGatgcctcgctgagagtctcgcagctgaaaaactgctacATCAGCGGCTGGGGTGCCACGACTGCAAGATGTGAGTACCGCGGAAGTACTCGTGTGCCGAGCGCAAGCTTGGCACGCTCGGGGCCATTGCTTGGGCTTCCTGACAGCAGAGGCCAGAGCCCGAGTCAGCCTGCGGGGACGTATGCCTCTTGAGAGATGGGCCTGAGCCCTTTCCCCAGAGCAAGGCGGAAGGCAAATGCCGCTATAACGCCTCTCAGGATGCAAAGCCAAGCGCGGGCGAGGCAAGGGATTCcgccaggcaggggaggagaagtgccagtgagctgctgcttgctaatTCCTTCCTGTGCTCGCAGCTGGACGATCAAcggatgtgctgcaggaggcccaggtccgcCTCATTGATGTCAACGTCTGTAACAGCAGCCGGTGGTACAGAGGGGCCATCCACACGCACAAcgtctgtgctggctatccgcagggcggcattgacacctgccaggtaggagcgtgctacgaGCCAAGCCCCgtagcacaggcagccccgccacacgCAACTACGCCAACATGGCCCGGCATGTGCTTGGCCTGGCCAGTGCCCCTCCCACTTCAGGTCCCCACCGCCGGGGGGGCTTATACCCCCTTCCCCATCGGCAGgcccctgcccagtgcccctCTTGTCCCAGAGGCATGGCACTCTGCCCAGAAAGCCCTCCTAGTGTTCCTGGCAGCCCATGGCTCCCCATCCcaagcctgccacagctctcttCCACACACCCACCATCACCGTGCAGTGAGGAGAGCCAGCCCCACCTTACAAGCCCACCACCCCTTCCCAGGCAAGGCTCGCTCGACACAGCCTCGCTCTGCAGGGAACACAGCTCCGGCAGGTGCCgtcagagagaaggagccaacCCCCGTGCTGACgctggccacccaacaacccctttgtcctctctcctcctctgcagggggacagcggtgggcctctcgtgtgccaagacagcagtgcagactacttctggcttgttggtgtcaccagctgggggagaggctgtgcccgagccaggcagcccggagtctacacctccactcagcacttctacgactggatcctgctacagatgggcctgcgcccagcagtgaGGGCTACTCCAACAGCACGCGCTTGGAGTCATTTTGTCACCACGTCAAGCCCCGTTCCGAGGCCAAGGCCCACAGCAGTGCAGTCGGGCGGCTCCTGCCcatttccagtccagaagctgctggacttctttagccggctgcaggagctcctgcagtacctaaggggaAAAAcggtgtgagcagcaggacaaacggcacgcagggcaggctgcagtgtgccacCACCGTTTCCTTTGGGGCAATGCCTGCCGATGCAAAGGCCACCTCAGCGTcaaagggctgctctgccctgcgccCGTGCCTCGGGACGCACACACCTGATGAGGCTGACCAcgtgcttgaaataaaatgtttcggTGCTCACAGCAAACCAGGCTTCAGCTCAagtcagtctcctgtgcgaggcaaggacgtCCACGCCCGGCACCTGCCAAgcgaggcaggctgcaggcagacaaggcgggcacaaagggaaagagtccctgcaaagggctgaaaGTGGGCCtgctcagggaggagggggaggctgcactgggggaggaagggaacacAGGTCATCACGGGCTGGAGGGcttggggaaaggagctggaaacacagaacGTCTTTggccagctcctggtgggatcCCGCTGCGCTTGTGGATGAGCCACAAGTGACCTTGAAACTGGACTCTCGTGACCCAGGACAGACGCGTCTGGAAAGACCCAAGGGTTGCACTGaggatttggggaaggagctTGCCTTCGAGCCCCACATATGCCACAGACTTCATTTCCATCCTGTGTCgcggtttaaccccggccggcaaccaaaCACTACCGGCAACCAAAcgccacgcagccacttgcgcactcccccccacccggaggggtggggaggagaatcagaaagcaatgtaaaagtggag
It encodes the following:
- the LOC129784105 gene encoding acrosin-like, which codes for MDLLRLLLILLAMCCPAYGTWDSCGGTCGLRPMAFQYGMSRVVGGTDAQAGAWPWIVSIQNPWQAGTGHTCGGSLISAQWVLTAAHCFIEASYITMWRVVIGATRLTQLGPEAQVRNIKRLLLHQGYSNITQRNDIALLELDQPVQCNAYVQLACVPDASLRVSQLKNCYISGWGATTARSGRSTDVLQEAQVRLIDVNVCNSSRWYRGAIHTHNVCAGYPQGGIDTCQGDSGGPLVCQDSSADYFWLVGVTSWGRGCARARQPGVYTSTQHFYDWILLQMGLRPAVRATPTARAWSHFVTTSSPVPRPRPTAVQSGGSCPFPVQKLLDFFSRLQELLQYLRGKTV